The genomic DNA TCTTTGTTTTAATATCGTTTTCTTTTAAGTGTTTTAAAAGTGCTATGAAGTTAAGTCCAGTTCCAAAGCCCAATTCTGCAATATTTACAGTTTCTAAATGTAAAAGCTCTTTGTCTAGATCACAACCCTTAATGAATACATAAGTGCTTTCTTCGAGTCCGTATTGTGGATGATAATAAATATCATCAAATTTATTTGAATATAGAGTCTTATCTTTAAATACTAATTTATTCATTAGCTAATATTTTGGATTTAAAAGAAATCCCAAGTGAAAGATTTTCATTTTTAAGAATAATATAATAGAATATCATACCTAAATTTGAATTGTTTGATTAGAATAATATGAATTAACCAATAGCTTTTTGAATAAGCCTTAAAATTTTGTCTTAAGAGAAACTAAGATAAAAACTTAGTTTCTCAGTTTATTCTTCTATAATAGCTATAATCTCTTTTGCCTTTAAAATAAGGTGTTCCTTATCCTCAATCTTAACAGCAGCTCCAGCATACTTTTCATAAAGCACAGTATCCCCAACCTTAACAGTAATTTCTTCCTTATTAGAGCCAATAGCTATAACTGTTCCAATATTTGTTTTCTCTTTTGCATTCTCTGGTATATATAATCCTGAGATTGTTTTACTCTCAGCTTCTTTTATCTTTATTAAAACTCTATCAGCTAAAGGTTTAATATTTTTCATTTAAAACATCTCCTTGATTTGATAATATAATATTACGAAAAAGTGAAGTATTAAGTCAATATGTTTAGAGTATGCTTGAAACTTATTCTAATTTTAAAGATAATTCTTTTAATAAAATACAAGTTTAGGTGGGGAAATAGGTTGATAACAGTAAGTAATTTAGAAGTTGCATTTGGAGAGAGAATTTTATTTAAAGATGTTAATATTAAATTTGCTCCTGGAAATTGTTACGGAATCATTGGGGCTAATGGGGCAGGAAAGAGTACTTTTTTAAAAGTTTTAGGAGGAACTATTGAGGCTAGTAAAGGTGATGTTTTTATTCCTAAAAATCAAAGAATGGCCGTACTTGAGCAAAATCAATTTGCTTATGATAATTTTAAGGTAATTGATACTGTTATAATGGGGCATAAGAAGCTTTATGCTGTTCAAAAGGAAAAGGATGAAATTTACGAGAAGCCTGATTTTAGTGATGAGGATGGCATTAGAGCTGGAGAGCTTGAGGCCGAATTTGCTGAACTTGGAGGTTATGAGGCTGAATCTGAGGCTGCAGTGCTTCTTAAGGGACTAGGGATAGAAGAATCAATCCATGGTAGCTTAATGAGAGATATTGAGGGGGCTTTAAAAGTAAGGGTCTTATTAGCACAAGCTCTTTTTGGTGATCCTGACATATTACTTCTTGATGAGCCTACTAACAATCTTGATATTCAGTCAATTAAGTGGTTGGAAGAATTTTTGATTGACTTTGAAAATACTGTTATTGTTGTATCGCATGATAGACACTTTTTAAATCAAGTTTGTACTCATATTGTTGATATTGATTATGGAAAAATTCAAGTTTATCTTGGTAATTATGATTTTTGGTATGAAACTAGTCAAATTTTGAATAAGCAATTAAAAGATGCTAAGAAAAGATCTGAAGAAAAAATTGCAGAACTTAAAACTTTTATTCAAAGGTTTTCAAGTAACGCGTCAAAGTCTAGGCAAGCGACTTCAAGAAAAAAGTTAATTGATAAGATTAAAATTGAAGATTTAAAGCCTTCTTCTAGAAAATTTCCTTATGTTAACTTTAAGAGCGAAAGAGAGCTTGGGAAAAATGTTCTTACAGTTAAGAATTTAACTAGAGAATTTGAAGGACAGCATATTCTAAATAAGTTTAGCATTGTAGTGGAGCCTGGTCAAAAGGTTGTGTTTTTAGGTAGTCCAATTTCAGCAAGTTTTCTTTTTGACATAATTACTAATGAAGATAGAAATTATAAAGGACATTATGAGTGGGGTTCTACGGTTAAGTTTGCCTATTTTAATAGAGACAATGAAAAATATTTTAATTTAGATTTAAGTTTGGTAGATTGGTTAAGACAGTATTCAAAGGAGCAAGATGAAACTTATATTAGAGGATTTTTAGGAAGAATGCTTTTTAGTCAAGATGAAGCTTTAAAGAAAGTTAGTGTTCTCTCAGGGGGCGAGAAGGTTAGGTGTATGCTTTCAAAGATAATGCTTAGTGGAGCTAATGTATTATTGTTAGACCAGCCAACCAATCATTTAGATCTTGAAGCTATTACATCCCTAAACACGGGACTTCAGGAATTTAAAGGAGTTGTTTTGTTTACATCTCATGACCATCAGTTTATTGACACTATTGCTAATAGAATTATTGAATTTACACCAAATGGGATCATTGATCGTTACATGACTTTTTCAGAATATGTTGATGACTTTAAAGTTAGAGAGATGAGAAATGAGCTTTATGGGGGGCAGTCTAGTTTAACACTTTAATAGGGGTTGATTGTTTTAGGATATTTATAATTTTGATTAAGAATTTTTATGTCTTTGTGTTTTTTATTTCTTATTTTTCTCTTTCAGCAGACGTTGATCTTTATTTTCAGAGAGCTTTAACAGGAAAAATAATAGGCAGTCCTATTTTAGATGAAAGGCGTAATACGATTACAGTATTGACCAAAGATAAGTGGCTTTTAACTTATAATATGTCTTTGGAGAAAAAGTATTCTTATAGAATAGATAGAACTCCTTATCCCTTTCTCTTAAAGGATTTTGATAATGGATATTATGTTATTACAGTTCGTAATGAAGTTCAAAAGATTAGAAGGGGGCGACTTGCTTGGAAATATAGACTAAGCTCTTCTCCTATAAAAGCTCCCTCAATAGGTAATGGCTATATTTTAATTCCTCAGAGTGATTCAAGAGTTGTTGCACTAAGACTTAGTGATGGTCATAAAATTTTTGAGGTAAATATAGAAGGAAAAGCAGCAACTTCTGCTGTTGTTCTTGAGAATGGTAATTTTTATATTGCAAATGAAAATTGTACAATGTTTTCTTTCAGTTCTTTAGGGAAAAGCCTATGGAGTGTTCCTCTTATATCTTATCCCAATGTATTTATGATAAATACTAATAGTGAGATTATTGTAGGACATCAATCTGGTGATATTGTTATTTATGATAGTGATGCAGGGGAGGTTTTAGGCGCTCTTACTCTAGATCATCCTATTAATTTTTTGTTTGAAAAATTTAACGGGGAGTATGTTGCAGTATCTAATGTTGGAGTTTTATTTAATTTAAGTAGAAATCTTGAGATTAGATTCACTAAGCATTTAGGATTTAATGTAAAAGAGGCTATCCTTTATAATAATCAAAATCTTTTTATTGCGATAAAACCTAATGGGGCTTTATCTCTTAATGAATATTTCGAGCCAGTTGATAGATATGATAATATGAAAGAAGTATCTGGGCTTAGTGCTAATTTTGGAGTAATTGCTACAGGTGGGCTTAATTGGATAGTAACTACTTATTATTATGAATATAAAGATGAACTTGATGTTAAAATTTGGAATCATCCATTAGGTAATAGATATCATCAAAATAGAATAGATTACAGGGAAAGGTCTTTAGTAGATTATGAGGAAATTTATTTGTCTCTTGATGAAATGTTAAATGCTGAATATAGTAGGAGTGCTTATAATAAATTTATAAATACGCTAGATTCTCTGGCTATCAGGTATGGCAATCTCCCAAAGAAATATTTAGATTTATATAAAAAAGCTTTTAATAATTGGCTTTCCCCTAAGGATGGAGTTGATAGAATAGCACAAAGGGGAGAGCTTTATAAGTATTTTATGTATGTTAATGATGAATCTTCAATTAAGAGTTTTATAAATATGGCAATTAAAGAAAAGGATATCAGTAATATAATTGAATTAGTTAAAAATGTTGCTAAGTTTGAGTATTATCATGGGCAGGATGGTCTTGTGTATAGTTATATGCAGTATGTCATATTAAATTATCAAGGAAATTTAGACATAGCATATGCTGTTCTTTTAAATTTGCGAAAAATAATTTTAAACTCTACAGAAGACACACTTAAAGTATATAGGGATAAATGTTTGACTTTATTGAAGTTTATAAAAAGGCAAAATTTTTCTGAGAAAATTAATAAACATATTAATGAAATTATTGCTGTTCTTTAAACTATTTTTTGATAAGTTTGAAGTTTTGATTTTAAATAGTACTTGTTATGTTAAAATTTAGGTTTAAATTTATTCTTATTTAGTTAATAATAGGAATATAATTAACTATAGGAGAATTTTTGTTATGAATAGAATATGGGTGATATTTATTTCTTTCTTTATTTTCTTAAATTTTTTTACTCTTCATGCTAGAGAAATTGATAAGCAGAGATTAAAAGATTT from Borrelia turcica IST7 includes the following:
- a CDS encoding PQQ-binding-like beta-propeller repeat protein, coding for MILIKNFYVFVFFISYFSLSADVDLYFQRALTGKIIGSPILDERRNTITVLTKDKWLLTYNMSLEKKYSYRIDRTPYPFLLKDFDNGYYVITVRNEVQKIRRGRLAWKYRLSSSPIKAPSIGNGYILIPQSDSRVVALRLSDGHKIFEVNIEGKAATSAVVLENGNFYIANENCTMFSFSSLGKSLWSVPLISYPNVFMINTNSEIIVGHQSGDIVIYDSDAGEVLGALTLDHPINFLFEKFNGEYVAVSNVGVLFNLSRNLEIRFTKHLGFNVKEAILYNNQNLFIAIKPNGALSLNEYFEPVDRYDNMKEVSGLSANFGVIATGGLNWIVTTYYYEYKDELDVKIWNHPLGNRYHQNRIDYRERSLVDYEEIYLSLDEMLNAEYSRSAYNKFINTLDSLAIRYGNLPKKYLDLYKKAFNNWLSPKDGVDRIAQRGELYKYFMYVNDESSIKSFINMAIKEKDISNIIELVKNVAKFEYYHGQDGLVYSYMQYVILNYQGNLDIAYAVLLNLRKIILNSTEDTLKVYRDKCLTLLKFIKRQNFSEKINKHINEIIAVL
- the groES gene encoding co-chaperone GroES, which codes for MKNIKPLADRVLIKIKEAESKTISGLYIPENAKEKTNIGTVIAIGSNKEEITVKVGDTVLYEKYAGAAVKIEDKEHLILKAKEIIAIIEE
- a CDS encoding ABC-F family ATP-binding cassette domain-containing protein, producing the protein MITVSNLEVAFGERILFKDVNIKFAPGNCYGIIGANGAGKSTFLKVLGGTIEASKGDVFIPKNQRMAVLEQNQFAYDNFKVIDTVIMGHKKLYAVQKEKDEIYEKPDFSDEDGIRAGELEAEFAELGGYEAESEAAVLLKGLGIEESIHGSLMRDIEGALKVRVLLAQALFGDPDILLLDEPTNNLDIQSIKWLEEFLIDFENTVIVVSHDRHFLNQVCTHIVDIDYGKIQVYLGNYDFWYETSQILNKQLKDAKKRSEEKIAELKTFIQRFSSNASKSRQATSRKKLIDKIKIEDLKPSSRKFPYVNFKSERELGKNVLTVKNLTREFEGQHILNKFSIVVEPGQKVVFLGSPISASFLFDIITNEDRNYKGHYEWGSTVKFAYFNRDNEKYFNLDLSLVDWLRQYSKEQDETYIRGFLGRMLFSQDEALKKVSVLSGGEKVRCMLSKIMLSGANVLLLDQPTNHLDLEAITSLNTGLQEFKGVVLFTSHDHQFIDTIANRIIEFTPNGIIDRYMTFSEYVDDFKVREMRNELYGGQSSLTL